One genomic segment of Bacteroidota bacterium includes these proteins:
- a CDS encoding c-type cytochrome, whose translation MRTSKVSSTYRLLFLTLLSVSFSLFNSANAMAGEGEGKQLYQANCAKCHMIDRKMTGPALQGVRERWPDSTHLYAWIHNSQSFLATGDEYANKLYQEYNKSPMQAFPNLKDGDIHDILVYIDAEAARIAESKKVAEAPVGGVSAQPKKDNTLLYVVLVAILLIIAIILSRTINQLQRLNREVNNEDEPKSVPFYKRKNLRAFLAIVGLFVFCWLCYSMYDSATSLGRQQGYAPEQPIKFSHEVHAGINMIDCKYCHSGAEKGKAAVIPSINVCMNCHYNIQEMSPGTAGYPPEEYTPEIKKIYEFAGFDPENLVYDKEPKPVEWIKIHNLPDHVYFNHAQHVTVAGLECQSCHGKIQEMKVVEQAENLGMGWCINCHRQTEVKFSNAFYTDYRELQEKMQNGEIDMVHASDIGATECQKCHY comes from the coding sequence GTGCGCACCAGTAAGGTTTCATCTACTTATCGCCTGTTATTTTTAACTCTGTTATCCGTATCGTTTTCACTCTTCAACTCAGCAAATGCAATGGCTGGAGAGGGAGAAGGCAAGCAATTATATCAGGCTAATTGCGCCAAATGCCATATGATTGATCGTAAGATGACGGGGCCGGCACTGCAAGGAGTGAGAGAACGTTGGCCGGATTCTACTCATTTGTATGCATGGATTCATAACTCGCAATCATTTCTTGCTACAGGAGATGAGTACGCAAATAAATTATACCAAGAGTATAATAAAAGTCCAATGCAGGCTTTTCCAAATTTAAAGGATGGAGATATACATGATATTCTTGTTTATATAGATGCGGAAGCGGCGAGAATTGCAGAATCCAAGAAAGTAGCAGAGGCTCCTGTAGGTGGAGTTAGCGCTCAACCTAAAAAGGATAACACTTTATTATATGTGGTGCTTGTCGCAATACTTCTCATTATTGCAATTATTCTCTCCCGTACTATAAATCAGTTACAACGGCTAAACAGAGAAGTAAATAATGAAGATGAGCCGAAATCTGTTCCATTCTACAAGCGCAAAAATCTCAGGGCTTTTCTGGCAATTGTTGGATTGTTTGTTTTTTGTTGGCTGTGTTATTCGATGTATGATAGTGCAACATCATTAGGCAGACAGCAAGGGTATGCACCTGAGCAGCCAATTAAATTTAGTCATGAAGTGCATGCCGGTATAAATATGATTGATTGTAAATATTGCCATTCAGGAGCTGAAAAAGGAAAGGCGGCAGTTATTCCATCCATTAATGTTTGTATGAATTGCCACTACAATATTCAGGAAATGTCGCCCGGAACTGCTGGCTACCCGCCTGAAGAGTATACTCCCGAGATAAAGAAAATTTATGAATTTGCAGGGTTTGATCCGGAAAATTTGGTTTATGATAAAGAACCTAAACCGGTGGAATGGATAAAAATCCATAATCTCCCAGATCATGTTTATTTCAATCATGCTCAACACGTCACTGTTGCAGGTTTAGAATGTCAGTCCTGTCATGGTAAAATTCAAGAAATGAAAGTGGTGGAGCAGGCTGAAAATCTTGGTATGGGATGGTGTATAAATTGCCATCGTCAAACAGAAGTGAAATTTTCGAATGCATTTTATACAGATTACCGGGAATTACAAGAGAAAATGCAAAATGGCGAAATTGATATGGTACATGCATCCGATATTGGTGCTACAGAATGTCAAAAATGCCACTATTAA
- a CDS encoding tyrosine-type recombinase/integrase — translation MNLNEYSISEGTHNGKNVIWLEFPNIEKLKAAFKKKFPKGKWSASERCWYLPDNDFIRSELGLQQALIGKNVIAHLHANNQDAFMAFVAQLKLKAYSPHTIKVYSNEFAQFLFLLKSNHADKLSPEKLTAYFLYCVEHLQLSESHLNSRINAVKFYYEQVLHRSKMFIDIPRPKKPIKLPKTLNQEEIRRLLSVSVNDKHKLILQFAYGMGLRVSEIVNLKIADIDSVNMQVLIESGKGKKDRMVNLPKSLLKDLRNYYKAYRPETYLFEGQYGNQYTARSAQLVFKSAMKKARIRKKVGIHGLRHSYATHLLEAGTDIVFIQKLLGHKDIKTTLGYTHISQKQIKNVNSPLDKL, via the coding sequence ATGAATCTAAATGAATATTCAATATCCGAAGGAACACATAATGGTAAAAATGTTATTTGGTTAGAGTTTCCCAATATTGAAAAACTGAAGGCTGCCTTTAAGAAGAAATTTCCTAAGGGCAAATGGAGTGCTTCTGAAAGATGCTGGTATTTACCTGATAATGATTTTATTCGTTCTGAATTGGGTTTGCAACAAGCCTTAATCGGTAAAAATGTAATTGCACATTTGCATGCTAATAATCAGGATGCATTTATGGCTTTTGTTGCTCAGCTTAAATTGAAAGCATATAGTCCGCATACCATTAAAGTATATAGTAATGAGTTTGCTCAATTTTTATTTTTATTGAAATCTAATCATGCAGATAAATTATCACCTGAAAAATTAACTGCTTATTTTCTGTATTGTGTTGAGCATTTGCAATTGAGTGAAAGTCATTTGAACAGCAGAATAAATGCGGTGAAATTTTATTACGAACAGGTGTTACATCGCAGTAAAATGTTTATTGATATTCCACGTCCGAAGAAACCAATTAAATTACCTAAGACTTTAAATCAGGAAGAGATTCGCAGACTGCTTTCTGTTTCTGTAAATGATAAGCATAAACTGATATTACAATTTGCTTATGGAATGGGTTTAAGAGTAAGTGAAATTGTAAATCTGAAAATTGCAGATATTGATTCTGTGAATATGCAGGTATTAATTGAATCGGGTAAAGGCAAAAAAGACAGAATGGTAAACTTGCCAAAATCATTACTTAAAGATTTGCGCAATTATTATAAAGCATATCGTCCAGAAACATATTTATTTGAAGGTCAATATGGAAATCAATATACTGCACGATCTGCTCAATTGGTATTTAAATCAGCAATGAAAAAAGCACGCATAAGAAAAAAGGTGGGCATTCATGGTTTACGCCATAGTTATGCAACACATCTATTAGAAGCCGGAACTGATATTGTGTTTATACAAAAGTTATTGGGCCATAAGGATATAAAAACTACATTGGGCTATACACATATTTCTCAAAAACAAATTAAGAATGTAAATAGTCCGCTTGATAAATTGTAA
- a CDS encoding F0F1 ATP synthase subunit beta — MPGKGKIKQIIGAVLDVSFEEGNLPEILNALEITRESGEKLILEVQQHLGEDSVRAIAMESTDGLVRGMEVRDLGENISMPTGEGIRGRLFNVVGEPIDGIGEVKAEGKAPIHRKPPLYEDLSTESEVLFTGIKVIDLIEPYAKGGKIGLFGGAGVGKTVLIQELINNIAKAYAGMSVFAGVGERTREGNDLLREFIESDVIRYGEEFKHSMEAGGWDLSKVDKQELLKSQATLVFGQMNEPPGARARVALSGLTIAEYFRDGDASDAKGRDILFFIDNIFRFTQAGSEVSALLGRMPSAVGYQPTLASEMGLMQERITSTKRGSITSVQAVYVPADDLTDPAPATTFSHLDATTVLSRKIAELGIYPAVDPLDSTSRILTADIVGAEHYKCAQDVKMILQRYKELQDIIAILGMEELSEEDKQVVHRARRVQRFLSQPFFVAEQFTGLKGVLVPIEETIRGFNMIMDGEVDEYPEAAFNLVGTIDDAIEKGKRLLAEANK, encoded by the coding sequence ATGCCCGGAAAAGGTAAAATCAAGCAAATAATCGGAGCCGTTCTTGACGTTAGCTTCGAGGAAGGGAATCTCCCCGAAATTTTAAACGCATTAGAAATCACTCGTGAATCCGGTGAGAAATTAATTTTAGAAGTGCAGCAACACCTTGGTGAAGACAGTGTGCGGGCAATTGCCATGGAATCTACGGATGGTTTGGTAAGAGGTATGGAAGTGCGGGATTTGGGTGAGAATATTAGTATGCCAACAGGTGAAGGAATCCGTGGCCGTTTATTTAATGTGGTGGGTGAACCTATTGATGGTATTGGTGAAGTGAAAGCGGAAGGCAAAGCACCTATTCACCGCAAACCACCTTTATATGAAGATCTTTCTACGGAAAGCGAAGTGTTGTTTACAGGAATTAAAGTGATTGACTTGATTGAGCCTTATGCAAAGGGTGGTAAAATCGGTTTGTTTGGTGGAGCCGGTGTGGGCAAAACAGTATTGATTCAGGAATTGATTAACAATATTGCAAAGGCTTATGCGGGTATGAGTGTTTTCGCCGGAGTGGGCGAGCGCACAAGAGAGGGTAATGATTTATTGCGTGAATTTATTGAGTCGGATGTAATCCGTTATGGCGAAGAATTTAAACATAGCATGGAAGCCGGCGGATGGGATTTGAGTAAAGTGGATAAACAAGAATTACTGAAATCTCAGGCAACCTTAGTGTTCGGACAGATGAATGAACCTCCGGGTGCTCGTGCTCGTGTTGCGTTGAGTGGATTAACCATTGCCGAGTATTTCCGTGATGGTGATGCAAGCGATGCAAAAGGTAGAGATATCTTATTCTTTATTGATAATATTTTCCGTTTCACCCAAGCAGGTTCTGAAGTATCGGCATTATTAGGTCGTATGCCTTCAGCGGTTGGTTATCAGCCAACACTTGCATCAGAAATGGGATTGATGCAGGAAAGAATTACTTCAACAAAGCGTGGTTCTATTACATCGGTTCAAGCAGTGTATGTGCCTGCGGATGATTTAACAGATCCGGCTCCGGCAACTACATTTAGTCACCTGGATGCCACAACAGTATTAAGTAGAAAAATTGCTGAGTTAGGTATTTATCCTGCGGTGGATCCTTTGGATTCTACTTCCAGGATCTTAACTGCGGATATAGTAGGTGCTGAACATTATAAATGCGCACAGGATGTAAAAATGATTTTACAGCGCTATAAAGAATTGCAGGATATTATCGCCATTCTCGGTATGGAAGAGTTGAGTGAAGAAGATAAGCAAGTGGTGCATCGTGCTCGTCGTGTACAGCGATTTTTATCACAACCATTCTTCGTGGCTGAGCAGTTCACAGGATTAAAAGGTGTATTGGTTCCGATTGAAGAAACTATCCGTGGATTTAATATGATTATGGATGGCGAAGTAGATGAATATCCTGAAGCAGCATTTAATCTTGTGGGTACAATTGATGATGCGATTGAGAAAGGAAAACGATTATTAGCTGAAGCAAATAAATAA
- a CDS encoding F0F1 ATP synthase subunit epsilon — protein MLVEILSPEKKLFAGEVISAQFPGTTGSFQVLKNHAAMIASIKQGNIVLKTDSGVKTFSVTGGFVEVLNNHVNVLIEGTL, from the coding sequence ATGCTGGTTGAAATATTATCACCCGAAAAAAAATTGTTTGCAGGTGAAGTGATATCTGCACAATTTCCCGGAACAACAGGATCATTCCAAGTGCTGAAAAATCATGCAGCTATGATAGCATCAATTAAACAAGGGAATATTGTTTTGAAAACCGATTCAGGTGTAAAAACATTTAGCGTTACAGGTGGATTTGTGGAGGTGCTGAATAACCATGTAAATGTGTTGATAGAAGGAACTTTATAA